One Clupea harengus chromosome 11, Ch_v2.0.2, whole genome shotgun sequence DNA window includes the following coding sequences:
- the LOC116222519 gene encoding C-C chemokine receptor type 5-like translates to MSQDFNMTNDTAEVTTAPDYGDYYSQTGDVSAAPCKIEDLKDFSQVFLPTLYSLVFIVGFLGNGLVVCVLLRFRHKCNLTDICLLNLALADLLFVFSLPFLAHYAALSSWPWNGAMCRLMTCFYMLGFYASIGFMVVMTLDRYLLIVHSPSIAMWRTLKIGMVLIGVVWAFSLLASLPSIIFVEVILDGEAYTCTMEVPEGSMWRSFEYMEKNVLGLVLPLSIMVCCYSRIIPTLVNMKTQRKHKAIKLIFIIVITFFLFWTPYHIVIFLHMLKGQGYFLDCHQMHHLTLAMKWTETIAFTHCCLNPIIYAFAGEKFCRLVVKLVAQWLPRCSVSRETHERRSSVYSRSSEVTSIKLL, encoded by the exons ATGTCCCAGGACTTCAACATGACCA ATGATACTGCAGAAGTGACAACCGCGCCTGATTACGGAGACTACTATAGTCAGACTGGCGATGTGTCAGCTGCACCGTGCAAAATTGAAGACTTGAAGGACTTTAGTCAGGTCTTCCTGCCCACACTGTACAGCCTTGTTTTCATTGTGGGGTTCCTAGGCAACgggcttgtggtgtgtgttctgctgcGCTTCCGCCATAAGTGCAACTTGACGGACATCTGCCTACTAAACCTGGCACTGGCTGACCTGCTCTTCGTGTTCTCCCTGCCCTTCTTGGCCCACTACGCCGCCCTCAGCTCCTGGCCCTGGAACGGCGCCATGTGCCGCCTGATGACCTGCTTCTACATGCTGGGTTTCTATGCCAGCATCGGCTTTATGGTCGTCATGACGCTGGACCGCTACCTGCTGATAgtccactctccctctatcgCTATGTGGCGGACGCTTAAGATCGGCATGGTCCTGATAGGGGTGGTGTGGGCCTTCAGCCTGCTAGCTTCACTGCCTAGTATCATCTTTGTAGAGGTTATATTGGATGGGGAAGCATACACTTGTACGATGGAGGTCCCAGAGGGCTCTATGTGGCGATCCTTTGAGTACATGGAGAAGAACGTCTTAGGCTTGGTCCTACCCCTCTCCATCATGGTGTGCTGCTACTCAAGGATCATCCCCACCCTCGTCAACATGAAGACCCAGAGGAAGCACAAAGCCATCAAGCTCATCTTTATCATTGTCATCACCTTTTTCCTCTTCTGGACCCCCTACCACATTGTCATCTTTCTCCACATGCTGAAGGGACAAGGGTACTTCCTGGATTGCCACCAGATGCATCATCTCACGTTGGCCATGAAGTGGACAGAGACCATTGCTTTCACCCACTGCTGCCTCAACCCCATCATTTACGCCTTCGCCGGGGAGAAGTTCTGCCGGCTGGTGGTGAAATTGGTGGCTCAGTGGCTGCCACGGTGCTCGGTGTCCAGGGAGACGCATGAGCGCAGGAGCTCGGTCTATTCGCGCTCATCAGAAGTCACCTCCATCAAACTGTTGTAG